In the genome of Raphanus sativus cultivar WK10039 chromosome 9, ASM80110v3, whole genome shotgun sequence, the window GACGTGCACGTTGCTTTTCTTTCCCAAGCTCGAACATCTCTTTAGCATCTGCTTCAGCCCCTTACCACTTCCCCTTTCTACTCCCATATATATCCtccttctattttttttcttcttcttcttatggaTAATAAAGAGATGGTTGGTGACTCATATTTATAGGCAGAGACATATATACGTgacacacatatatacatagAGAATCAACAAGATGTTTCGACGTTATGGGACTTACCATGTGCGGAAATTTTCCTATTAGAcctgattaaaatatatatatataaccacaTGCAACTATATGCACTCTTGGCAGCTTCATCAATTCGAGCGAGTTCCCCCATGTTTCTATTGGTTTAATCAAGATCATGTATATACACAGTGATGACTGAAAAAGCAACGTGTGccaacataataatataaataatgtcAGAGAATTTCAAATTGCTGAAAGAGAAGATGGGCGACGACGGCTCCTCATGTTCTGTGGATGAAAGAAATAGGGCAATGATGTATTACAGACAAACCACATTAACGGAATTCAAGCAGAAAGCCCATACAGTCTCGTGCAGCCGTATCTTTTCAGCCACCAGTCCGTTTGAAATCTCTCTCAAAGTCTCAACCAATCCTAGCAAgcctaaaaccctaaaccctgaagcAAGCTAAGTTAAGCCAAACCACAGTGTATTTCCATGTGAAGAGAGAATGTACAATTACATATGTATAGAGTCTCTccctttatattatttttcttgtcCACAGGCAAAAGTGGTGTCATACAAAGTTACAAACAAGGAAGAAAACGGCAGTTGTATCAAATGAGGGTTTCTTTTATGTTACAagtggaatatatatatatatatatatagataattagCAAATCACACACATTTCTATATCTCTAACCATATATTATATGGAGCTTAGGGCCATCATTTTGCACTGCTCATTCATGGCCAGAAGCTGCGCCTCTTTCTTATCCACAAGAGCCGTGAGTCTCACGTTTTCTTCCATTAGTTTCTGAACCTCTGCTTCTTTCTGCACTTTATCGCTTTCCAACTGCGTTGTCTTTGCAACAAGCctgcttcatcaacaacaaatGACACCACCTCATGAACTCACACTAACAATAGGAAAGTAAATATGATAAACAGCCCAAGACAAGTGTTGTCATGATGAGAAGGTAAACCAAAATCTTCCAGGCGAATTAATGGAGTGATGATTTGCAAGTAAACCAATGGACTTTCTTTTTTACTGAGAAAAGTTTGGGAAAGTGGAATATAAAACTGACCGTTCAAAAAGTCTCTCGATGGTTTGGAACTGCTTCTCCGAGGAGACGAGTGTCTCTCTGACGCTGATGAGACTTGAAACATAGGATTTAAGGGACTCAAAGTCTCTCCTGACACGACAGAGTTCCTGCTCATTTTCCGTGGCTCTTGCCTTCTGTCTAGACGTCTCTTCCACCAAATCATCGACCCTCTGACGCATTTCACCGAGAATACTAGTGGTCCCAAGAGCAAACTTTTCCATGTCCTCTAATTTCATGGACATGCTGTTGATCTGGCCAGCCTTTCTCTGAATCTCTTGCTGACTCAACCGAGCCTTGCCTCTCTGAATAGAGGCTTCGGATTCGGCGACAATAGCACGCCTAGCGAGAGAGTCCATCACGCCTGAAACAGTCTCTACATGCTTAAGCATTTCAGAGACATAATAAGTCTGATCACGTTCAGATAATGATCCTTGTTCACCATCAAGTACATGATCAGCAAGTGAAAGCTGGGACAAATCCTGAGCAACAACAAGAGTGGTTGCTTTTGATTTAAGGTAGGTCAGAAACGATGTTGCGGTGTTAAGTCGGCTCCACAGAGCCTCAATCTCAATATGTGAAACTTGCTTGGTGGAGGGATCCTCAATGATGATGTTAGATTCTACAattgaggaggaggaagaagccTCTTGCTTTGCAGCCATAGATAGGTTTTATCCCTCAAACCCTGAAAAAGATTAAACCAACTACAAGCTTAGGTGGCTGACAATAAACAAACAGAGTAGAGGCTTATAAAACGAAAGAGGATCAAAGAGCAAGAAAACATCCAAACTTTTGTTTCCATCTCTTCCAGATTTTAATACTGTAGAGATATTCAACTTGTGCAAATGAAAAACCCACTCAAAAACAACAGTCTTACTACAGAAATCGATTTGATTCAATAAAAAGCAATCAATCAATTAATCGAAGAGAATATCATATGAGACAAATAAATTGTAAgagaacataaaaaaaaattcggaAAAACAAATGACAAACCCCCAGAATTAGCTCAACTTCCTGATCCAACCGATTTGACGAGGGGAAAGAAGTCGGGTCGGGTTGACTTGATGTTGTAGAACAGGTTGTCTGCTTTATCGTGCCAACACGATTGggacggaggaggaggaagaagattcACATTTAGTTTGACAACGAAGTTTCCCTCAACAGATTTATTATTTGGGCTTTTCTATAATATTGTAACAGCCCACTACCACATCCTATCTTTCTAGATGTAAAGAGAGTTTATTTATACCAAAAAGAGATTGAATCCATAATTTACAGGCAGAATCCTCCTAAACACAGTCTGAAGAGACAAGCAAGCAACTAGttactcaaaaagaaaaaaagagacaaGCAAGCAACTTCAGCAGAGAAGAAAGCCACAGGCTGAGCGTAGAGTCTTGATTAAGAACACATTACAAGTTACAACACAGGCAGTGTAAGTCTTTTCATTGACCCTATTTCCTGGATGGCATAAAAAGCTGGCAATTTAGACACAAGTCAGTGAATGACAAAAAAGCAAGCTCGGAGGAGCCTCTAATAAACATGCGAGGACTTGCTTGCTGGAGCCCACTGCCATGACCCATCATCAATCCACTAAGACTCAATTCTTTTGGACTAATTTAATGTTCAAAATGCTACTTTTCTAATCATTTTGAAGCCTTTTGCAATCATCATACATAAACAACGAGCAAGaaaagattaaaaagaaaacgtCATATTCCGACTACACTTTTTTAGTTATTGAAAAATAACACCAAATGTAAGTAAATGGGCACAAGAATCAGAAATGGGAACTATGTAGTAACAACAgccccaaaacaaaaacaattatattgaAAAGTTGAGACATTTGAGAGGCTTTTTGTCCACAACTCAGAAAATGGGAGTTGTTGTTATATCACTCATCGTCGTCGTCTTGGTCAAATCTGACATGATGTTTTGCTGTAGGTGTGGGGAAAACTTTGAAACGCAACAGTCCAGGAGGAGTTTGCTCTTCAGCCTCCACCATCTCTTCGAGATCACTGTCGTACACAAACCGAGTGTGCTTCCCTGCGAACCTCATCTTCCTCATTCCCTCGCATAACCCTTCCACATCTCCTTCCTCCTCCTCGTCGTAGTATTCCTCTTCCTCCCTGTAAGAATAAGAATACACCACTTCCTCTTCATCATCCTCTTCGTCTTTGGTACTCGCGTTGACTTGCATCGACCACACCGAGGAGTTATCATCCTCTGGGTTCTGCTGAGTCACCACAGATGAGCTCTCCCATAGCTCTGACTTATCACTAAAATCCAGCAGCAATGACCTCGTTATGCTCGGACTCTTGTCCACCTGGAAAGGCCAAAAAGTAACTTCTTTTACTTATCACAATCATCTCAATACTACTTAAATCTCtctatacacaaaaaaaaaatctagtatTATTACCTGAGAAGatggtgctgctgctgctgctctcAGCTGTTCCGAAACAACCGGAGATGCGATCACAACCTGCACTCCATCGAGAACTTGTGGGGTGTTGGCCGGAGTCGGAGCGAGGAGTCCCATGGGAGAAGTGACGAGATGGATGAAGGGACGAGATTCAACTGACATCTTTGTAATAACATgtgcttctccttcttccacCTTCTGCAACAGGTTTTTGACTTGGCCTCTCAAGAGAGCCTCACCAGATCCAGGAGTGCTCTTTATTCTGCTCTTCCCAACCACTCCTGAAGATGGACTCTGCATCGCCAGTCCTACTATCGGCGAGTCGTTGGTTATGTCGAACAACGCTGACCTCTCTTGCTTGGGTGTTGCTCCATTTCTTTGCCTTGATTTCGTCTCCTCTGGTTtctctataaaaaaaatcaaatccagAAACAGTACATAAGAACATCGTAAGAGTGTCTGAATAGAAGACGATGAGGATCCCACAAAGACAAAACAACTATCAATTAGAACACAACTCTCCGAGACTAGGACATATAAATATGGATCTTGTGGAGAAACATCCAGATTCAGGGGTAGAGAAACAGGGAGGCTTACTTGATGATAGGAGATGATTGGTGGCAGAGCTTTTCATGGCAGAGAGGGTTTGAGACCTCGTCACTCTCCTCGTTGATGATGGTGTCTCCATCCAGATCTACAGTCTTGTTTCTGGGGGAAAGTTTGAACCGGAGGATAATACTATTAGAAAATGATATATGAGTTGAGTTATAGAGAGGAGTGGGTATGGCGTTTGCTGTGTCTCTAGTATTTAAAGGCAGTCACAACCAATAGGGTTTTGAAAAAGAATTAGCCGTTGGGACTACTCTCTCTTACAGTAATGGAAGGAGCCGTTTTAGTAAACTAGCCGTTGCGACTCTCGTTGAAAACAAGGGATTATGGGCCTTTGCAGCCCTTTCTATGACCCAATTAAAATCCCCGTAATCACTATAATCACTATAGCAGCCCAAGCtattaatttgataaattatgGGCTAAGGCCTAAGTTATGAGTTAAATTGGGATGATCATCATTTCGTAAGCTCTttacttttgattcaaaataaaatgaattataaCTCTTGCAAGTTGGTGAGAGAAGACGTATCAGTTATGAGTTAAATTGGGATGATCATCATTTCGGAAGTATGTAACTAGTACTTTTTATGTTGTTAATATAAAGTATCCttcagatgaaaaaaaaaaaaactcttgcaAGTTGCATGTACACGACGCAGAAATGCATGCGGTCGCAGAGGAAGAGAAATGCAACTTGCTTGGAGATTGTTGGTGAGAGAAGACGTATGGCGGTATGGGGTGGTGCCTTTTTCTCTATCTTGTAGATTATGGTGTCTACAGCTATATACGATCTTAAAAGAGTAGCTTCTGGGATTGTGTTCTGACAAACAAAGTGAAAACACACAAAGACAGGACCCGTTCAACTTGGCCGGAATTCCTGCCCGAACTTAGAAAACAATACCACTTTGATATGGTTTTTGTTAATGCCAACTAAATTCAGTTAGCCTTTAACACATGGTAGGGCTTGGAAGCCAGGTTGGCTAGTTAGTGATCAAAATCTTTTCTTAAGAAGGCCAAATT includes:
- the LOC108827336 gene encoding uncharacterized protein LOC108827336; this encodes MAAKQEASSSSSIVESNIIIEDPSTKQVSHIEIEALWSRLNTATSFLTYLKSKATTLVVAQDLSQLSLADHVLDGEQGSLSERDQTYYVSEMLKHVETVSGVMDSLARRAIVAESEASIQRGKARLSQQEIQRKAGQINSMSMKLEDMEKFALGTTSILGEMRQRVDDLVEETSRQKARATENEQELCRVRRDFESLKSYVSSLISVRETLVSSEKQFQTIERLFERLVAKTTQLESDKVQKEAEVQKLMEENVRLTALVDKKEAQLLAMNEQCKMMALSSI
- the LOC108827334 gene encoding uncharacterized protein LOC108827334; translation: METPSSTRRVTRSQTLSAMKSSATNHLLSSKKPEETKSRQRNGATPKQERSALFDITNDSPIVGLAMQSPSSGVVGKSRIKSTPGSGEALLRGQVKNLLQKVEEGEAHVITKMSVESRPFIHLVTSPMGLLAPTPANTPQVLDGVQVVIASPVVSEQLRAAAAAPSSQVDKSPSITRSLLLDFSDKSELWESSSVVTQQNPEDDNSSVWSMQVNASTKDEEDDEEEVVYSYSYREEEEYYDEEEEGDVEGLCEGMRKMRFAGKHTRFVYDSDLEEMVEAEEQTPPGLLRFKVFPTPTAKHHVRFDQDDDDE